One Microbacterium keratanolyticum DNA window includes the following coding sequences:
- a CDS encoding NAD(P)-dependent alcohol dehydrogenase: MTTVTAYAAPAEGAPLEKTTIERRALGPLDVRIDIAYAGICHSDIHTVRGDWGPQHYPLAPGHEIAGTVAEVGAEVTRFAVGDRVGVGCLVNSCGECAECLAGQQQYCRVGATGTYGAIDRDGTVTQGGYSTQVVVTEGFVLRIPDALPLDGAAPLLCAGITTYSPLRHWKVGPGSRVAVIGLGGLGHMAVQIAHAMGAEVTVLSQTLSKKDVGLRLGADHYYATSDAESLREIRRSFDVIINTVSAPLNLDTYLRLLDTNGTLVCVGAPPEAQSFNVSSLIAARRSLAGSNIGGIPETQDMLDFCAEHGITAEIETIDASAINEAYERVLASDVRFRFVIDIASMR; the protein is encoded by the coding sequence ATGACCACCGTCACCGCATACGCCGCGCCTGCCGAAGGTGCGCCGCTCGAGAAGACCACGATCGAGCGTCGAGCGCTCGGTCCGCTCGACGTCCGCATCGACATCGCCTATGCGGGCATCTGCCACTCCGACATCCACACCGTGCGCGGCGACTGGGGCCCGCAGCATTACCCGCTCGCGCCGGGCCATGAGATCGCGGGCACGGTCGCAGAAGTGGGCGCCGAGGTCACGCGGTTCGCCGTCGGAGACCGCGTCGGTGTCGGATGCCTCGTCAACTCCTGCGGCGAATGCGCGGAGTGCCTGGCCGGTCAGCAGCAGTACTGTCGTGTGGGCGCGACGGGAACGTACGGGGCGATCGACCGAGACGGCACCGTCACGCAGGGCGGCTATTCGACGCAGGTCGTCGTCACCGAGGGCTTCGTGCTGCGCATTCCCGACGCGCTGCCGCTCGACGGCGCCGCCCCTCTTCTGTGCGCGGGGATCACGACGTACTCTCCGCTGCGCCATTGGAAGGTCGGCCCCGGAAGCCGGGTTGCCGTAATCGGTCTCGGTGGCCTCGGTCACATGGCGGTGCAGATCGCCCACGCGATGGGCGCCGAAGTCACGGTGCTGTCGCAGACGCTGAGCAAGAAAGACGTCGGGCTGCGTCTCGGCGCCGATCACTATTACGCGACGAGCGACGCGGAGTCGCTGCGTGAGATCCGCCGCTCGTTCGACGTCATCATCAACACGGTCAGCGCGCCGCTGAACCTTGACACGTATCTCCGACTGCTCGACACCAACGGCACGCTCGTGTGCGTGGGCGCGCCGCCGGAGGCGCAGTCCTTCAACGTCTCGTCGCTGATCGCCGCCCGGCGCTCACTCGCAGGGTCGAACATCGGCGGGATCCCCGAGACCCAGGACATGCTCGACTTCTGCGCCGAGCACGGCATAACGGCCGAGATCGAGACGATCGACGCATCGGCGATCAACGAGGCGTACGAGCGCGTGCTCGCCTCCGACGTCCGGTTCCGCTTTGTGATCGACATCGCCAGCATGCGCTAA
- a CDS encoding DNA-3-methyladenine glycosylase I: MTSLLVADGRARCSWVGADPEYQRYHDEEWGQPLRGDRALFEKLSLEGFQAGLSWITILRKRPRFREVFAGFDPDVVAAFGDDDIERLMADAGIVRNRAKIEATIGNARIVREMPEGELDALLWSFAPADASRPRPRSMDDVAAVTPESTAMSKALRARGFRFVGPTTMYALMQSAGMVDDHFDGCWRVTPQPTASDSEETP; this comes from the coding sequence ATGACTTCGCTTCTGGTTGCCGACGGGCGTGCCCGCTGTTCGTGGGTCGGTGCCGATCCGGAGTACCAGCGCTACCACGATGAAGAGTGGGGCCAGCCGCTGCGCGGCGACCGCGCGCTGTTCGAGAAGCTGTCGCTCGAGGGTTTCCAGGCAGGTCTCTCGTGGATCACGATCCTGCGCAAGCGCCCTCGGTTCCGTGAGGTGTTCGCGGGCTTCGACCCGGATGTCGTCGCCGCCTTCGGCGACGACGACATCGAACGGCTCATGGCTGATGCGGGCATCGTGCGCAATCGGGCCAAGATCGAGGCGACGATCGGCAACGCTCGCATCGTGCGCGAGATGCCCGAGGGTGAGCTCGATGCCCTGCTGTGGTCGTTCGCGCCCGCGGATGCTTCCCGTCCCCGCCCCCGCTCTATGGACGATGTTGCAGCGGTGACCCCGGAGTCCACGGCGATGAGCAAGGCCCTGCGCGCGCGGGGATTCCGGTTCGTCGGCCCCACGACCATGTACGCGCTCATGCAGTCCGCGGGCATGGTCGACGATCATTTCGACGGATGCTGGCGCGTGACGCCGCAGCCGACCGCATCCGATTCTGAGGAGACACCATGA
- a CDS encoding acyl-CoA dehydrogenase family protein, with the protein MVDTAVRPASVEHTPTIDVARVNELLLGTWADTRREARALVKDSAFWRDDSLDKDAHRERVLAQMHLLVENRAVHRAFPKRFGGDENNGANIAGFEELVLADPSLQIKSGVQWGLFGSAVSQLGTREHHDKWLPGIMDLSIPGAFAMTEIGHGSDVASVGTTATYDPETDEFVIHTPFRGATKEYLGNAALHGIAATVFAQLITNGVNHGVHCFYVPLRGEDGNDLPGIGREDDGLKGGLNGIDNGRLSFDHVRIPRTNLLNRYGNVDENGTYTSDIDSPGRRFFTMLGTLVQGRVSLDGASSWASALGLYIAITYASQRRQFTGADGQETVLLDYGKHQRRLLPRLATTYAQIFAHDEFLQKFDGVFSGRTDTPQDREDLETLAAALKPLSTWHALDTLQEAREACGGAGFMFENRLVGLRADLDIYVTFEGDNNVLLQLVGKRLLQDFASQFKGKDAAALAKYAVGQTAGKVFHGAGLRQFGQAVADLGSTARSVEFGLREEQQHELLADRVQQMVADIAGRLRPAGKDKVLGEKLFNENQAELIEAARAHGELLQWEAFTDAVHAIDDADTKQVMTWLRDLFGLQLIEKHLAWYLINGRLSAQRAGAVSRYIDRLAQRLRPHALDLVDAFGYEPEHVRAPIASGIERERQDQARAYYADLEASGTAPVQEKKLKKKS; encoded by the coding sequence ATGGTCGACACCGCCGTCCGCCCCGCATCCGTCGAGCACACCCCGACGATCGATGTCGCGCGCGTCAACGAGCTTCTGCTCGGCACCTGGGCGGACACCCGCCGCGAGGCGCGTGCCCTGGTGAAGGACTCAGCGTTCTGGCGCGATGACTCGCTCGACAAGGATGCGCACCGCGAGCGCGTTCTCGCGCAGATGCACCTGCTCGTCGAGAACCGGGCCGTGCATCGGGCGTTCCCCAAGCGCTTCGGCGGGGATGAGAACAACGGCGCGAACATCGCGGGATTCGAAGAGCTGGTGCTCGCCGATCCGAGTCTGCAGATCAAGTCGGGCGTGCAGTGGGGACTGTTCGGCTCGGCAGTGTCGCAGCTCGGCACGCGCGAGCACCATGACAAGTGGCTGCCGGGCATCATGGATCTCTCGATCCCCGGCGCCTTCGCGATGACGGAGATCGGGCACGGCTCGGACGTGGCGTCCGTCGGCACGACCGCGACGTACGATCCGGAGACGGACGAGTTCGTCATCCACACGCCGTTCCGCGGTGCGACGAAGGAGTACCTCGGCAACGCGGCCCTGCACGGTATCGCGGCGACCGTGTTCGCGCAGCTCATCACGAACGGCGTGAACCACGGTGTGCACTGCTTCTATGTGCCGCTGCGCGGTGAGGACGGCAACGACCTGCCCGGCATCGGACGGGAGGACGACGGCCTCAAGGGCGGCCTGAACGGCATCGACAACGGTCGTCTGTCGTTCGACCACGTGCGCATTCCGCGCACCAACCTGCTGAACCGCTACGGCAACGTCGACGAGAACGGCACGTACACGAGCGACATCGACAGCCCCGGACGCCGTTTCTTCACGATGCTCGGCACGCTCGTGCAGGGACGTGTCTCTCTCGACGGCGCATCTTCCTGGGCATCCGCTCTCGGCCTCTACATCGCGATCACCTACGCGAGCCAGCGCCGTCAGTTCACCGGCGCCGACGGCCAGGAGACCGTGCTGCTGGACTACGGCAAGCACCAGCGCCGTCTGCTGCCACGTCTGGCGACGACGTACGCGCAGATCTTCGCCCACGATGAGTTCCTGCAGAAGTTCGACGGTGTCTTCTCGGGCCGCACCGACACCCCGCAGGACCGCGAAGACCTCGAGACGCTGGCAGCAGCGCTCAAGCCGCTGTCGACGTGGCACGCTCTCGACACACTGCAGGAGGCGCGCGAGGCGTGCGGTGGTGCGGGCTTCATGTTCGAGAACCGCCTTGTCGGTCTCCGTGCCGACCTCGACATCTATGTCACCTTCGAGGGTGACAACAACGTGCTGCTGCAGCTGGTCGGCAAGCGCCTGCTGCAGGACTTCGCGAGCCAGTTCAAGGGCAAGGATGCTGCGGCGCTCGCCAAGTACGCCGTCGGCCAGACCGCGGGCAAGGTGTTCCACGGCGCGGGGCTTCGCCAGTTCGGTCAGGCTGTCGCCGACCTCGGTTCGACGGCACGCTCAGTCGAGTTCGGGCTGCGCGAAGAGCAGCAGCACGAGCTGCTTGCCGATCGCGTGCAGCAGATGGTCGCCGACATCGCCGGGCGCCTGCGCCCCGCCGGCAAAGACAAGGTGCTCGGCGAGAAGCTCTTCAACGAGAACCAGGCCGAGCTCATCGAGGCCGCCCGCGCACACGGCGAGCTGCTGCAGTGGGAGGCGTTCACGGATGCCGTCCACGCGATCGACGACGCCGACACCAAGCAGGTCATGACCTGGCTGCGCGACCTCTTCGGTCTGCAGCTGATCGAGAAGCACCTGGCCTGGTACCTCATCAACGGCCGCCTCTCCGCGCAGCGCGCCGGCGCGGTGTCTCGCTACATCGACCGCCTCGCGCAGCGTCTGCGTCCGCACGCTCTCGATCTCGTGGATGCCTTCGGCTATGAGCCCGAGCATGTGCGCGCCCCCATCGCATCAGGGATCGAGCGTGAGCGCCAGGATCAGGCCCGTGCGTACTATGCCGACCTCGAGGCATCCGGCACCGCGCCGGTGCAGGAGAAGAAGCTCAAGAAGAAGTCCTGA
- a CDS encoding HTTM domain-containing protein: MTALLSRGLAWLLDDYRASHGLAIMRIVFGGMTVLILALYAPYLSYTFGEGAAWSGPLSTTSSVNDYPWPLPFPFDRADSDPVLYAKTALLAAVAVAYTLGWRMRIVSPLFVYLWLGFSTLNPVVTNSGHYQTFRIMLIFLLFADLSRRWSLDARRRARRGEDAPVSPALRIRGLQLWPLPRWAPHLFNNTAVMLIAFQVFAIYISSALWKLQGSTWVVGVAVYYPLRLDELTLVPWLNELVWQMTPVVYLASWASVYLQLLFPLLLLNRWTRIIALIGITGMHAGIGVLLALPFFSLVMIASDMIFIRESSWVKVQEWLGARWRRLTRRAAPDAGDAPPNVGDAPPDAADATTRAPGAPPRERVPAEA; the protein is encoded by the coding sequence ATGACCGCTCTCCTCTCGCGAGGTCTGGCCTGGCTGCTCGACGACTATCGCGCCAGCCATGGCCTGGCCATCATGCGCATCGTGTTCGGCGGCATGACGGTGCTGATCCTCGCGCTGTACGCGCCGTACCTCAGCTACACCTTCGGTGAGGGTGCGGCCTGGTCAGGACCCCTCAGCACGACCTCCTCGGTCAATGACTACCCCTGGCCGCTGCCGTTCCCGTTCGACCGCGCCGACTCCGACCCGGTGCTCTATGCGAAGACGGCGTTGCTCGCCGCCGTCGCGGTGGCGTACACGCTCGGCTGGCGTATGCGCATCGTCTCGCCGCTGTTCGTCTATCTGTGGCTCGGGTTCAGCACGCTCAACCCGGTCGTCACGAACTCGGGGCACTACCAGACCTTCCGCATCATGCTGATCTTTCTGCTGTTCGCGGATCTCTCCCGCCGGTGGTCGCTCGACGCGCGGCGTCGCGCGCGCAGGGGAGAGGATGCGCCGGTGTCACCGGCGCTGCGGATCCGCGGACTGCAGCTCTGGCCGCTGCCCCGCTGGGCGCCGCACCTGTTCAACAACACCGCCGTGATGCTGATCGCGTTCCAGGTGTTCGCGATCTACATCTCGTCGGCGCTGTGGAAGCTGCAGGGCAGCACCTGGGTCGTCGGCGTCGCCGTCTACTACCCGCTGCGGCTGGATGAGCTCACCCTCGTTCCGTGGCTCAACGAGCTCGTCTGGCAGATGACGCCCGTCGTGTATCTCGCGTCGTGGGCGAGTGTCTATCTGCAGCTGCTGTTCCCGCTGCTGCTGCTCAACCGCTGGACGCGCATCATCGCGCTCATCGGCATCACGGGGATGCACGCGGGCATCGGCGTACTGCTCGCCCTGCCCTTCTTCTCGCTCGTGATGATCGCGAGCGACATGATCTTCATCCGCGAGAGCAGCTGGGTGAAAGTGCAGGAGTGGCTGGGCGCGCGCTGGCGACGGCTGACGAGGCGAGCCGCGCCGGATGCCGGGGATGCTCCGCCCAACGTTGGGGATGCTCCGCCGGATGCCGCGGATGCGACCACACGCGCTCCCGGCGCACCTCCCCGCGAGCGCGTCCCTGCGGAGGCGTGA
- a CDS encoding DUF5819 family protein, with the protein MPSTTTRRTVPALIVTVLVLALAAVHMFFTAVVNVPDSAVKYGSLPGAAADAYTRPLFVQNYRIFAPNPASEDRELWFRAITRDASGETMSPWVNATAVELAEPYRRVLRKQSTIIGAERFMAAHRALTPEQQEVAARDFRGDGTGGRGEFAQALSEGGQNISEYMTSGDYILAYATQAAEALWGENADVVAVQTRVVYDPVVRWNDRMVEGAERPASSYTNTGWREPIVFPGQNSEQFARAFRAWYASAPEEATLR; encoded by the coding sequence ATGCCTTCCACGACGACGCGACGCACAGTGCCCGCGCTCATCGTGACGGTGCTGGTGCTCGCGCTCGCCGCGGTGCACATGTTCTTCACGGCGGTCGTCAATGTTCCCGATTCGGCGGTCAAGTACGGCAGCCTCCCGGGTGCCGCCGCCGATGCGTACACGCGCCCGCTCTTCGTGCAGAACTACCGCATCTTCGCCCCGAATCCGGCGAGCGAAGATCGCGAGCTGTGGTTCCGTGCGATCACGAGGGATGCCTCTGGCGAGACCATGTCGCCGTGGGTCAACGCGACGGCGGTCGAGTTGGCTGAGCCATATCGGCGAGTGCTGCGCAAGCAGTCCACGATCATCGGGGCCGAGCGCTTCATGGCCGCACACCGCGCCCTCACTCCGGAGCAGCAGGAGGTCGCGGCACGCGACTTCCGTGGAGACGGCACCGGCGGCCGGGGCGAGTTCGCCCAGGCGCTGTCGGAGGGCGGCCAGAACATCTCGGAGTACATGACCTCCGGCGACTACATCCTCGCCTACGCGACGCAGGCGGCCGAGGCGCTGTGGGGCGAGAACGCCGACGTCGTCGCGGTCCAGACGCGCGTCGTCTACGACCCGGTCGTGCGGTGGAACGATCGCATGGTCGAGGGAGCCGAGAGGCCGGCATCCAGCTACACGAACACCGGATGGCGCGAGCCGATCGTCTTCCCGGGGCAGAACAGCGAGCAGTTCGCCCGCGCTTTCCGCGCCTGGTACGCCTCGGCTCCGGAGGAGGCGACGCTGCGATGA
- a CDS encoding ArsR/SmtB family transcription factor, whose product MTTVPATISAELAGCDCPPGPVIDDVAAQDVARVFKALGDPTRVKLLSMIVANSSGEMCVCDLTDPVGLSQPTVSHHLRLLADAGLVVREQRGRWAYYRPTTGALSDAVGALIAAAS is encoded by the coding sequence ATGACAACGGTTCCTGCGACGATTTCGGCCGAACTGGCGGGATGCGACTGCCCGCCCGGGCCTGTCATCGATGATGTGGCCGCGCAGGACGTGGCTCGGGTCTTCAAGGCGCTCGGTGACCCGACCCGCGTCAAGCTTCTGTCGATGATTGTCGCGAACAGCTCGGGTGAGATGTGCGTCTGCGATCTCACCGACCCCGTCGGGCTGTCCCAGCCGACCGTCTCGCATCACCTTCGCCTGCTCGCAGACGCCGGCCTGGTCGTGCGTGAGCAGCGGGGGCGCTGGGCGTACTACCGGCCGACGACGGGCGCACTTTCCGACGCTGTCGGCGCCCTCATCGCCGCAGCATCCTGA
- a CDS encoding FAD-dependent oxidoreductase: MEPVVVIGAGPQGLAAAAHLRERGLEPLVLEAGDGPGAAVAEWGHVRLFSAWPELIDTAARRTLDRTGWTAPEKGYPTGRQWVDTYLAPLAEALGDRVRYGSRVVGVGRRGRDLSVDAGRADEPFVVHVQRADGEARVLASAVIDASGTWALPSPAGADGVVALGERQAAAAGLLEYRMPSMEDLAALAGQHIVVVGNGHSAATTITLLSRLVRRAPDTRVSWVLRRGSADNAFGGGSADELPERGALGQRAKKAVADGQVDLVTGFRTESVNIVGDQVSLTAEDGRRIDPAAKVFVSTGFRPDLSFLSEIRLDLDMRLQAPARLAAEIDPNLHSCGSVRATGAADLAHPEPGFYIVGAKSYGRAPTFLAMTGFEQVRSVVAAIAGDLEAAERIELDLPATGVCGGSGLFDAPDETTDSGACCTPAPQLIPLGSPSLSAR, encoded by the coding sequence ATGGAACCTGTCGTCGTCATCGGAGCCGGCCCCCAGGGCTTGGCCGCGGCCGCCCATCTGCGTGAGCGAGGGCTAGAGCCGCTCGTCCTCGAAGCAGGCGACGGCCCCGGTGCCGCGGTCGCCGAATGGGGGCACGTCCGGCTGTTTTCTGCATGGCCGGAACTCATCGATACCGCCGCTCGCCGCACCCTGGATCGGACAGGGTGGACGGCTCCCGAGAAGGGGTATCCGACCGGCCGCCAGTGGGTCGACACCTACCTCGCCCCACTCGCCGAAGCGCTGGGTGACCGCGTGCGCTATGGATCGCGCGTCGTCGGCGTGGGGCGCAGAGGGCGTGACCTGTCGGTCGACGCCGGCCGCGCAGACGAGCCTTTCGTCGTACATGTGCAGCGCGCCGATGGCGAAGCGCGGGTGCTGGCCAGCGCGGTGATCGACGCGTCCGGCACCTGGGCGCTTCCCAGCCCCGCAGGGGCCGACGGCGTCGTCGCCCTGGGCGAGCGGCAGGCCGCCGCGGCCGGGCTGCTGGAGTACCGGATGCCGTCGATGGAGGACCTCGCCGCTCTGGCCGGTCAGCACATCGTGGTCGTCGGCAACGGTCACTCGGCGGCGACGACGATCACCCTTCTCTCCCGTCTCGTGAGGCGCGCCCCCGACACGCGCGTGTCCTGGGTGCTCCGTCGCGGAAGCGCCGACAACGCCTTCGGCGGAGGTTCCGCCGACGAGCTCCCGGAACGCGGGGCGTTGGGCCAGCGGGCGAAGAAGGCCGTCGCTGACGGGCAGGTCGATCTGGTCACCGGTTTCCGCACGGAATCCGTGAACATCGTCGGCGATCAGGTGTCGCTCACCGCCGAAGACGGGCGCCGGATCGATCCCGCAGCCAAGGTGTTCGTCTCGACCGGATTCCGTCCGGACCTGTCCTTCCTCTCCGAGATCCGACTCGACCTGGACATGCGCCTGCAGGCGCCGGCGCGACTCGCCGCGGAGATCGATCCGAACCTGCACTCCTGCGGATCGGTCCGCGCGACGGGCGCCGCAGACCTCGCCCATCCGGAACCCGGCTTCTACATCGTCGGCGCGAAGTCCTACGGGCGAGCGCCGACCTTCCTTGCCATGACCGGATTCGAGCAGGTGCGCAGCGTCGTGGCGGCGATCGCCGGCGACCTCGAAGCAGCCGAGCGAATCGAGCTCGACCTCCCTGCGACCGGCGTATGCGGCGGATCCGGCCTGTTCGACGCTCCCGACGAAACCACCGATTCAGGAGCATGCTGCACTCCCGCGCCGCAGCTGATCCCACTCGGCAGCCCGTCGCTGTCTGCTCGATAG
- a CDS encoding arsenate reductase ArsC, protein MNAPQPSVLFVCVHNAGRSQMAAGYLRHLAGDRIEVRSAGSMPAEHINPIAVEAMREEGIDITAEQPKVLTSEAVQASDVVITMGCGDACPFFPGTRYEDWTLDDPAGQGIDAVRPIRDEIRGRVETLIAELLG, encoded by the coding sequence ATGAACGCTCCCCAGCCCTCCGTGCTCTTCGTCTGCGTCCACAATGCGGGCCGCTCGCAGATGGCCGCCGGCTATCTCCGCCATCTCGCGGGTGACCGCATCGAGGTGCGCTCTGCGGGGTCCATGCCCGCCGAGCACATCAACCCGATCGCGGTCGAGGCGATGCGCGAAGAGGGCATCGACATCACGGCCGAGCAGCCCAAGGTGCTCACGAGCGAAGCCGTTCAGGCGTCGGATGTCGTCATCACGATGGGCTGCGGGGACGCCTGCCCGTTCTTCCCCGGCACCCGCTACGAGGACTGGACGCTCGACGACCCCGCAGGGCAGGGCATCGATGCCGTCCGCCCGATCCGTGACGAGATCAGAGGACGCGTCGAGACCCTCATCGCGGAGCTGCTCGGCTGA
- a CDS encoding metalloregulator ArsR/SmtB family transcription factor: protein MTDDLCTPSLSHAIGADVATVLAGALKSLADPLRLRMLSAIATDPRGESCVCDLAALAEVSQPTVSHHLKVLKETGMLLSERRGTWVWYRIAPGRQHAVAALLDAFAPAAVAAAQEDANARVEALRDGDARVTRLGEELADELTGLHRDLVIAIVRESYAGLVRSAKVTGHLIPLTERFARQRLADHVRDRSSDGVPQVLFVCVQNAGRSQLAAALVNQLSGGAVIARSAGSSPATQVHARVRSLLVDIEGEQNADAAFPKPLTDDAVRAADVVVTMGCGDVCPIIPGVRYEEWAVGDPALASPEGVDAIRDDIEARVRGLLATLIP from the coding sequence GTGACCGACGACTTGTGTACCCCGTCGCTCTCGCACGCGATCGGCGCGGATGTCGCGACGGTCCTCGCCGGGGCACTGAAGTCGCTCGCGGATCCGCTGCGCCTTCGTATGCTCTCCGCGATCGCGACCGACCCGCGCGGCGAGTCCTGTGTCTGTGATCTCGCTGCGCTGGCCGAGGTATCGCAACCGACCGTGTCGCACCACCTCAAGGTGCTCAAGGAGACGGGGATGCTGCTCTCGGAGCGGCGCGGAACCTGGGTCTGGTACCGAATCGCGCCAGGCAGGCAGCATGCTGTCGCCGCGCTTCTCGACGCGTTCGCGCCGGCTGCGGTCGCCGCCGCCCAGGAGGACGCGAACGCCCGTGTCGAGGCGCTGCGCGACGGGGACGCCCGCGTGACTCGATTGGGAGAAGAACTCGCCGACGAGCTGACGGGCCTGCATCGGGATCTCGTGATCGCGATCGTCCGTGAGTCCTACGCGGGGCTCGTGCGTTCCGCGAAGGTCACGGGCCACCTGATTCCCCTCACCGAGCGCTTCGCGCGACAGCGTCTGGCGGATCACGTGCGCGATAGGTCATCCGACGGCGTCCCGCAGGTGCTGTTCGTCTGTGTGCAGAACGCCGGGCGTTCGCAGCTCGCGGCCGCTCTCGTCAACCAGCTCTCCGGTGGCGCCGTCATTGCCCGCTCCGCGGGTTCATCGCCGGCCACCCAGGTGCACGCCCGGGTGCGGTCCCTCCTCGTGGACATCGAAGGGGAGCAGAACGCGGATGCGGCGTTCCCGAAGCCGCTCACCGATGACGCCGTTCGCGCGGCGGACGTCGTGGTCACGATGGGCTGCGGAGATGTGTGCCCGATCATCCCCGGGGTCCGCTACGAGGAGTGGGCTGTGGGTGACCCTGCGCTCGCCTCGCCCGAGGGCGTCGATGCGATCCGAGACGACATCGAAGCCCGTGTCCGCGGTCTGCTCGCCACCCTCATCCCCTGA
- the arsB gene encoding ACR3 family arsenite efflux transporter yields the protein MSHQQRQGALRPERTAATRTGATPITPARLSTLDKWLAVWIGLAMVLGLLLGRFAPGLSDVLVHLEVGGISLPIALGLLVMMYPVLAKVRYDRVAAVTGDKKMLVSSLALNWLVGPALMFALAWIFLPDLPEYRTGLIIVGLARCIAMVVIWNDLACGDREAAAVLIAINSVFQVVAFSALGWFYLSVLPGWLGLDTQGLDVSVGNIALNVLIFLGVPLLAGFASRWIGEKRRGRDWYEQRFLPAIGPWALYGLLFTIVLLFALQGDAIASNPLDVARIALPLLVYFGVMWCAGMLLGKGLGLTYARSTTLAFTAAGNNFELAIAVAIGTFGAASGQALAGVVGPLIEVPVLVGLVYVSLWMARAWFQTDPYATEERAS from the coding sequence ATGTCTCATCAGCAGCGCCAGGGAGCGCTCCGGCCAGAGCGGACTGCCGCCACCAGGACGGGGGCGACGCCGATCACGCCCGCGCGCCTGTCGACGCTCGACAAGTGGCTGGCGGTGTGGATCGGGCTCGCGATGGTCCTCGGGCTCCTGCTCGGCCGCTTCGCCCCCGGGCTCTCCGATGTGCTCGTTCATCTGGAGGTCGGTGGCATCTCGCTGCCGATCGCGCTGGGCCTGCTCGTGATGATGTACCCCGTGCTCGCGAAGGTCCGCTACGACAGGGTCGCCGCGGTCACCGGCGACAAGAAGATGCTCGTCTCCTCGCTTGCGCTGAACTGGCTGGTCGGGCCCGCCCTGATGTTCGCCCTCGCTTGGATCTTCCTGCCCGACCTGCCGGAGTACCGCACGGGTCTCATCATCGTCGGGCTCGCGCGCTGCATCGCCATGGTGGTCATCTGGAACGACCTGGCCTGCGGTGATCGCGAGGCCGCCGCGGTGCTCATCGCGATCAACTCTGTCTTCCAGGTCGTCGCGTTCTCTGCGCTCGGCTGGTTCTATCTCTCCGTACTGCCGGGATGGCTGGGGCTCGATACGCAGGGTCTCGACGTATCCGTGGGGAACATCGCGCTCAACGTGTTGATCTTCCTGGGGGTTCCGCTGCTCGCCGGCTTCGCGTCCCGCTGGATCGGCGAGAAGCGCCGCGGCCGCGACTGGTACGAGCAGAGGTTCCTGCCCGCCATCGGCCCGTGGGCACTGTACGGACTGCTCTTCACGATCGTGCTGCTGTTCGCGCTGCAGGGCGACGCGATCGCCTCGAACCCGCTGGATGTCGCTCGCATCGCCCTCCCGCTGCTCGTGTACTTCGGCGTGATGTGGTGCGCGGGCATGTTGCTCGGCAAGGGTCTCGGCCTCACCTACGCGCGCTCGACGACGCTGGCCTTCACGGCCGCCGGCAACAACTTCGAACTCGCGATCGCGGTGGCGATCGGCACCTTCGGTGCCGCATCCGGCCAGGCTCTCGCCGGGGTCGTCGGCCCGCTCATCGAGGTGCCCGTGCTGGTCGGCCTCGTCTACGTCTCGCTCTGGATGGCGCGCGCCTGGTTCCAGACCGACCCCTACGCCACCGAGGAGCGTGCGTCGTGA